A single region of the Pseudomonas sp. VD-NE ins genome encodes:
- a CDS encoding MazG-like family protein, with product MNLVELTERLHAIRDRNDWRQFHSPKNLAMAASVEMSELVEIFQWLTEDQSRQLSADKLAHAGQEVGDIVLYLLLLCSELGLDMNEVVRAKLADSERRFS from the coding sequence ATGAACCTTGTTGAACTGACCGAACGCCTGCACGCCATTCGCGACCGTAATGACTGGCGGCAATTTCACAGCCCGAAAAATCTGGCCATGGCCGCCAGTGTCGAGATGTCCGAACTGGTGGAAATCTTCCAGTGGCTGACGGAAGACCAGTCGCGCCAGCTGTCGGCGGACAAGCTCGCCCATGCCGGGCAAGAAGTCGGCGATATCGTGCTGTATCTGTTGTTGCTGTGCAGCGAGTTGGGACTGGACATGAATGAAGTGGTGCGCGCCAAGCTTGCCGACAGCGAACGGCGGTTCAGCTGA
- a CDS encoding DUF4136 domain-containing protein translates to MKAQSGLLLMCLGLAACQGSNPYVAQSRPLPPAPAQAASTFDRSAYPAPPRDYGRYRSWAWLNGQLPPGTAWADSAQVAEAVSNALDQRGLRPLHDNRPADLLVSANLRLETRLRQVQDDYGYYGGGYGGYDRYGRGYGMYNTVPIVRTYSEQVVVVQVDLFDAGTGQPVWSASAETANKGSEIDRTDSIREAVEKAMSAYPPS, encoded by the coding sequence ATGAAAGCTCAATCCGGGTTATTGCTGATGTGTCTGGGCTTGGCTGCCTGCCAGGGCAGCAACCCGTACGTGGCGCAATCGCGACCCTTGCCGCCGGCGCCGGCGCAAGCGGCCAGCACCTTCGACCGCAGCGCATACCCGGCGCCACCGCGTGACTACGGACGTTATCGCAGTTGGGCCTGGCTCAACGGGCAACTACCGCCGGGCACGGCCTGGGCTGATTCGGCGCAAGTGGCCGAAGCAGTGAGCAATGCCCTCGATCAGCGCGGCTTGCGCCCGCTGCACGACAATCGCCCGGCCGACCTGTTGGTCAGCGCCAATCTGCGCCTGGAAACCCGTTTGCGTCAGGTCCAGGACGACTACGGTTATTACGGCGGCGGTTACGGTGGCTATGATCGATATGGCCGTGGTTACGGCATGTACAACACGGTGCCGATCGTGCGCACGTATTCGGAGCAGGTCGTGGTGGTGCAAGTCGATCTGTTCGATGCCGGCACGGGGCAACCGGTGTGGAGCGCCAGCGCCGAAACCGCGAACAAGGGCAGCGAAATCGATCGCACCGATTCGATCCGCGAGGCTGTGGAAAAGGCCATGTCGGCGTATCCTCCCAGTTAG
- a CDS encoding ecotin family protein, producing MSKNEKVMNDIFNSMLAALRRWDYYTSPEFAPVSESYRKHVFWLPKRDNEENFSIEIEAVVTMVGDCDPSVSVFPKFLDGVLFADLSGHYQIDKPHNRYANRLVSCRNKPAKTYRMRLSENEIFYSSSRPIVIHAHQDIDISYRVVARVADTAD from the coding sequence ATGAGTAAAAACGAAAAAGTCATGAACGATATCTTCAATTCTATGCTGGCTGCGCTTCGTCGCTGGGACTATTACACCAGCCCTGAATTTGCGCCAGTGAGCGAGTCCTACCGAAAACATGTCTTTTGGCTGCCTAAGCGCGACAACGAAGAAAACTTCTCCATTGAGATTGAAGCAGTCGTAACCATGGTGGGAGATTGTGACCCTTCAGTCTCTGTCTTTCCCAAATTCCTCGATGGCGTCCTGTTCGCTGATCTATCGGGTCATTACCAGATTGATAAACCGCACAACCGCTATGCAAACCGATTAGTGAGCTGCCGGAACAAACCTGCCAAGACATACAGGATGAGGCTTTCCGAGAACGAGATTTTCTACTCCAGCAGCCGCCCGATCGTTATCCACGCTCACCAGGACATTGATATCTCGTACAGAGTAGTCGCCAGAGTCGCTGATACCGCCGACTGA
- a CDS encoding DUF4136 domain-containing protein: protein MFRRLALLAMAALLSACAANQVNHDFDASRDFAAYRSWSWKDPALQYRPDDPRIKSDLTEQRIRQAVADQLDQRGLRPAAAGAKADLNVQTYLIVEDRQQQVTTNYGGGWGGPWNGYWGAPMYNETRNITYKVATIQIDLLDGKDGKLVWRGSDEQMLASKPNPQDRSNAIRETVGRILANYPPR, encoded by the coding sequence ATGTTCCGCCGTCTCGCTCTACTGGCCATGGCCGCGCTGCTCAGCGCTTGCGCCGCCAACCAGGTCAATCACGATTTCGATGCCAGTCGCGACTTTGCCGCCTATCGCAGCTGGAGCTGGAAAGACCCCGCCCTGCAATATCGCCCGGATGATCCGCGAATCAAAAGCGACCTGACCGAGCAGCGCATCCGCCAGGCCGTCGCCGACCAACTCGATCAGCGTGGTTTGCGCCCTGCAGCGGCGGGCGCCAAGGCGGACTTGAATGTGCAGACTTACCTGATCGTCGAGGATCGTCAGCAGCAAGTGACGACCAATTACGGCGGCGGTTGGGGTGGCCCGTGGAACGGCTACTGGGGCGCGCCGATGTACAACGAAACGCGCAACATCACCTATAAAGTCGCGACCATCCAGATCGACCTGCTCGACGGCAAGGACGGCAAACTGGTGTGGCGTGGCAGCGATGAGCAGATGCTCGCTAGCAAGCCGAATCCGCAGGATCGCAGCAATGCCATTCGTGAGACGGTCGGACGGATTCTGGCCAACTATCCACCGCGTTGA
- a CDS encoding alpha/beta hydrolase, with product MAGLFRQGVAAMIGTVLLMALSACSPVQLLNALTPDSTYVRTVGIAYGDDPRQKLDVYAPQQPMPGAPVVVFFYGGSWNSGSRVDYRFVGEALASKGIVTVVADYRLYPQVRYPLFLQDGARAVAWTKAHIHEFSGNPQRLYLMGHSSGGYNAAMLALDDEWLAAVGMSPGDVQGWIGLAGPYDFLPIKNPEVRPVFFWPDSPPQSQPINHVSRGAPPALLIAASKDDLVNPTRNTGGLANKLREAGVPVQDLYYSRPSHITLVAALSRPLRRLAPVLDQVVGFIAHTPAQ from the coding sequence ATGGCAGGGTTATTCCGGCAAGGGGTCGCAGCAATGATCGGCACGGTGCTGCTGATGGCGCTGAGTGCTTGTTCGCCGGTGCAGTTGCTCAACGCGCTGACCCCGGACAGTACGTACGTCAGAACCGTAGGTATTGCATATGGCGATGACCCTCGACAGAAGCTCGATGTGTATGCGCCGCAGCAGCCGATGCCGGGCGCGCCGGTGGTGGTGTTTTTCTATGGCGGCAGCTGGAACAGCGGTTCGCGCGTCGACTACCGCTTTGTCGGTGAAGCGCTGGCGTCCAAGGGGATTGTCACCGTGGTGGCGGATTATCGTTTGTATCCACAGGTGCGCTATCCGCTGTTCCTGCAAGACGGGGCGCGGGCGGTGGCGTGGACCAAAGCGCATATTCACGAGTTTTCCGGCAACCCGCAGCGCTTGTATCTGATGGGCCACAGCTCCGGTGGGTATAACGCGGCGATGCTCGCGCTGGATGACGAATGGCTTGCGGCGGTGGGCATGTCGCCCGGGGATGTGCAGGGCTGGATCGGTCTGGCCGGGCCTTATGACTTTTTGCCGATCAAGAATCCCGAGGTGCGTCCGGTGTTCTTCTGGCCGGACTCACCGCCGCAATCGCAGCCGATCAACCATGTCAGTCGCGGTGCACCGCCGGCGTTGCTGATTGCGGCAAGCAAAGATGATCTGGTCAACCCGACCCGCAACACCGGCGGCCTTGCGAACAAGCTGCGCGAGGCCGGCGTGCCAGTGCAGGATTTGTACTACTCGCGGCCCAGTCACATCACGTTGGTGGCGGCTCTGTCGCGACCGTTGCGGCGTCTGGCACCGGTACTCGATCAGGTGGTCGGGTTTATCGCCCACACGCCAGCTCAGTGA
- a CDS encoding DUF4123 domain-containing protein, whose protein sequence is MSGAAFEPVAQWLLLDVPDAHQALLTLRRAFAEVRSFSLFDGTEFESVSEHGPVLVELRDCPALAALCHSDPYTWRGLLLGTEASAQQLLSHLQRMLTVSFGLSHRALLSYYNRQTASYFFDACDAAELSRWLGPIRQLRWFGGTWADRAIGSQGWQQLRNPGLAVEPLSIEESLTRRQRERLQTCLLEQHIWRWCQSLGTDYATMSSHVQQGLALGFSDRSVLDGWLWLRLLHPRAVLVPPPVGLTQQQRLDHVRRQWRGDQS, encoded by the coding sequence ATGAGTGGCGCGGCGTTTGAACCCGTGGCGCAGTGGCTGTTACTCGATGTCCCGGATGCACATCAGGCCCTGTTGACATTGCGCCGGGCGTTTGCCGAGGTGCGGAGTTTCAGCCTGTTCGATGGCACAGAGTTCGAATCGGTCAGTGAGCACGGCCCGGTGCTGGTCGAGTTGCGCGATTGCCCGGCATTGGCCGCGTTGTGTCACAGCGACCCGTATACCTGGCGCGGGCTGTTGCTTGGCACTGAGGCCTCGGCGCAACAACTGCTGAGCCACTTGCAACGTATGCTCACGGTATCGTTCGGGTTGAGTCATCGGGCGCTGCTCAGCTATTACAACCGGCAGACCGCGAGCTATTTTTTCGACGCCTGCGACGCTGCTGAGCTGAGCCGCTGGCTCGGGCCGATCCGCCAGTTGCGCTGGTTCGGCGGGACCTGGGCCGACCGGGCGATTGGCAGCCAGGGCTGGCAGCAGTTGCGCAATCCGGGGCTTGCCGTCGAGCCGTTGAGCATCGAAGAAAGCCTGACACGGCGCCAGCGCGAACGCCTGCAAACCTGTCTGCTGGAGCAGCATATCTGGCGCTGGTGCCAATCGCTGGGAACCGATTACGCGACGATGTCCTCCCATGTTCAACAAGGTCTGGCGCTGGGGTTCAGCGACCGCAGCGTGCTCGATGGCTGGTTATGGCTACGCTTGCTGCATCCGCGTGCCGTGTTGGTGCCGCCGCCGGTGGGGCTGACCCAGCAGCAGCGGCTTGACCATGTACGGCGCCAGTGGCGCGGCGATCAGTCCTGA
- a CDS encoding ecotin family protein yields the protein MENERNIIHEPVTQETLCDRGYCEQPENIRIQAPDRKHVFWLPRRDDAQTLVVRIQARITVIGECRFWADCGMGGNLFFADLEAIPEGYYKVHKPYELTTQRLKCSRDAKTYKLILRDSLLAYSSTVPIVIHAHEDIDINYTVEARPAESGS from the coding sequence ATGGAAAACGAGCGAAACATCATCCACGAACCAGTGACTCAGGAAACTTTGTGCGACAGGGGCTATTGCGAACAGCCGGAGAATATCCGGATACAAGCCCCTGATCGGAAACATGTTTTCTGGCTGCCGAGGCGCGACGATGCGCAAACGCTGGTCGTACGGATTCAGGCCAGGATCACCGTTATTGGAGAATGCAGGTTTTGGGCAGACTGCGGAATGGGGGGCAATCTGTTTTTCGCTGATCTGGAGGCGATTCCGGAGGGTTATTACAAGGTCCATAAACCCTATGAATTGACTACACAGCGACTGAAATGCAGTCGTGACGCCAAGACTTACAAACTGATACTCAGGGACAGCCTGCTTGCCTATTCCAGCACCGTTCCAATTGTTATTCACGCACATGAGGACATCGATATCAATTACACCGTAGAGGCCCGGCCCGCAGAATCCGGGAGCTGA
- a CDS encoding methyltransferase, translating to MSDRHFDQLATRFAEKIYGGAKGAIRLAVLQADLGEALPDRPLRVLDIGGGLGHMSLWLAERGHEVTFTEPAAPMLEGARQRFAEAGQTATFIQAPWQELLGQLTEPYDLVICHAVLEWLAEPHAILPVLHQLTKPGGWLSLAFYNRDALIYRNLLKGHFKKMRKNSMAGEKQSLTPQQPLDPRELATQLDGLWQVETQSGIRVFHDYMPVEFQARAELADLLEMELAHRRHPSFAGLGRYLHWICRPI from the coding sequence ATGAGCGACCGGCATTTCGATCAGTTGGCGACGCGGTTCGCCGAAAAAATCTACGGTGGCGCCAAAGGTGCGATCCGTCTCGCGGTGTTGCAGGCCGACCTTGGCGAAGCGCTGCCGGATCGCCCGTTGCGCGTCCTCGACATCGGTGGCGGCCTTGGCCACATGTCGCTGTGGCTGGCCGAGCGCGGCCACGAGGTGACCTTTACCGAACCGGCTGCACCGATGCTCGAAGGCGCGCGCCAGCGTTTCGCTGAAGCCGGGCAAACCGCGACGTTCATTCAGGCGCCGTGGCAGGAACTGCTCGGGCAACTCACCGAACCGTACGATCTGGTGATCTGCCACGCCGTGCTGGAATGGCTCGCCGAACCCCACGCGATCCTGCCAGTGCTGCATCAACTGACCAAACCCGGCGGCTGGTTGTCTTTGGCGTTCTACAACCGCGACGCGCTGATCTACCGCAACCTGCTCAAAGGCCATTTCAAGAAAATGCGCAAGAACAGCATGGCCGGGGAAAAGCAGAGCCTGACCCCGCAACAGCCCCTCGATCCACGGGAATTGGCAACGCAACTCGACGGCCTGTGGCAGGTCGAAACCCAGAGCGGGATCCGGGTTTTCCACGACTACATGCCGGTGGAGTTCCAGGCCCGCGCCGAACTCGCGGATTTGCTCGAGATGGAGCTCGCTCACCGCCGTCACCCAAGCTTCGCCGGGCTTGGGCGCTACTTGCACTGGATCTGCCGGCCGATCTGA
- a CDS encoding ecotin family protein has translation MDHSESIISGIVNAVVTALRSTGYFESAENAIVNAPYRKHIIWLKKRSDEASLEVLIKAEITRSVDCNVTTTLPGRLHKESLGYFRLDLPITMSTRKGCPVTHQETMSLVLTDNTFDYSSRYPIVIHAHENIDISYAIEKKRTAISG, from the coding sequence ATGGATCACTCTGAAAGCATCATCTCTGGCATCGTCAACGCTGTTGTGACGGCGCTTCGCTCCACCGGTTATTTCGAAAGTGCAGAGAACGCGATAGTCAACGCCCCCTATCGCAAACATATTATCTGGCTGAAAAAGCGCAGCGATGAAGCATCCCTTGAGGTCCTCATCAAGGCTGAGATAACAAGGAGCGTTGACTGCAACGTGACGACTACGTTGCCAGGCAGACTTCACAAAGAGTCGCTGGGATATTTCCGGCTTGACTTGCCGATAACCATGTCGACAAGAAAGGGATGCCCGGTCACCCACCAAGAAACGATGTCGTTAGTGCTCACGGATAACACGTTCGATTATTCGAGCAGATACCCCATCGTTATTCATGCGCACGAGAATATTGATATTTCCTACGCGATTGAAAAAAAGCGCACGGCGATTAGCGGTTGA
- a CDS encoding MATE family efflux transporter, with protein MTTLIADWRDRPTHRKVWALAAPMILSNISVPLVALVDSTVIGHLPHAHQLGAVAVGASLYTFLAWAMGFLRMGTTGFAAQAAGRSDGAALRQILLQGLLLAMGLALVLGTLGVPLSAIALHFMQPSAELDQLTRDFFHTRLFGLPAALASYALVGWFLGTQNARAPLAILLSTNLINIALNLWFVIGLDWGVVGSARASVIAEWSGALLGLLLTRKALRAYPGHIAWAALRVWQSWRPLLAVNRDIFIRSLALQSVFFLITVQGARLGDSTVAANALLLNGLLLTAHALDGLAHAVEALCGHAIGARDRLALRRSLVVAGGWSLIASLGFAILFLLGGHLFIEMQTDIQSVRDTAFAYLPYLAVLPLIAVWSYLLDGLFIGATRAREMRNGMLITVVLLMPFAWALQGLGNHGLWISFLLFMVLRSLTLGAQAWWLKRSDGWFSGGAH; from the coding sequence ATGACCACTCTGATCGCCGACTGGCGCGACCGCCCGACTCACCGCAAGGTCTGGGCACTCGCCGCGCCGATGATTCTGTCCAATATTTCCGTACCGCTGGTGGCGCTGGTCGACAGCACCGTCATCGGCCACCTGCCCCACGCCCATCAATTGGGCGCGGTGGCGGTCGGCGCCAGCCTTTACACTTTTCTCGCCTGGGCCATGGGTTTTCTGCGCATGGGCACCACCGGATTTGCCGCGCAGGCTGCCGGGCGCAGCGACGGTGCGGCGTTGCGGCAGATTCTGTTGCAGGGCCTGCTGCTGGCGATGGGACTGGCACTCGTGCTTGGCACGTTGGGTGTGCCGCTGAGCGCAATAGCGCTGCACTTCATGCAACCGTCGGCGGAACTGGATCAACTCACCCGGGACTTCTTCCACACGCGACTGTTCGGCCTGCCGGCGGCGCTGGCCAGTTATGCGCTGGTCGGCTGGTTCCTCGGTACACAAAACGCCCGGGCGCCGCTGGCGATTCTGCTGAGCACCAACCTGATCAACATTGCTCTCAATCTGTGGTTCGTTATCGGTCTGGACTGGGGTGTGGTGGGTTCGGCACGGGCCTCGGTGATCGCCGAATGGAGCGGCGCCCTGCTCGGCCTGCTGCTGACCCGTAAGGCGTTGCGGGCTTATCCGGGGCACATCGCGTGGGCGGCGTTGAGGGTCTGGCAAAGTTGGCGTCCACTGCTGGCGGTCAACCGCGACATCTTCATCCGCAGTCTGGCGCTGCAATCGGTGTTTTTCCTGATCACCGTGCAAGGCGCGCGGCTGGGCGATTCGACGGTGGCCGCCAACGCGCTGCTGCTCAATGGCTTGCTGCTGACCGCGCATGCGCTGGACGGTCTGGCCCATGCCGTCGAAGCCTTGTGCGGACACGCCATCGGCGCCCGTGATCGCCTGGCGCTGCGTCGCTCACTGGTGGTCGCGGGCGGTTGGTCACTGATCGCCAGCCTCGGCTTCGCCATACTGTTTCTGCTGGGCGGACACCTGTTCATCGAGATGCAGACCGACATTCAGAGCGTGCGCGACACTGCGTTCGCCTACCTGCCCTACCTCGCCGTGCTGCCCCTGATTGCAGTCTGGAGCTACTTGCTCGACGGTCTGTTTATCGGCGCCACCCGCGCGCGGGAAATGCGCAACGGCATGCTGATCACTGTGGTGCTGTTAATGCCGTTCGCCTGGGCCCTGCAAGGTCTGGGCAATCACGGGCTGTGGATATCTTTTCTGCTGTTCATGGTGTTGCGCAGTCTGACGCTCGGCGCGCAAGCCTGGTGGCTCAAGCGCAGCGATGGCTGGTTCAGTGGTGGCGCTCACTGA
- a CDS encoding contractile injection system protein, VgrG/Pvc8 family has product MFDPVNESSFRLDVAGLSDPFEVLAFTGSEALSESFAFEIDVLIDDPHLDLAGLLYRSAFLCFGLPGEGVHGQLQSLVQHEHAEGLRLSRIRLGPRLGCLALRFSQRIFSGRSVPQIIEQVLREHGIVGAQRRFELRGDYPVRTFCTQYRESDLQLLQRVCAQSRIHYYFEHHRDRHCLVFADDPAQLPLAGVARYRLEDEEHDASPALHQWQLQRVAQANSSAAQRAEGRSDLTALRSGHWLQLAGHPFAECNRPWLLTRIEHRADPCLEPSYANRLFAAAQVPCPSTSAPSRPRMHSLQRAWVVAVDEPQPDRLRPVAVQFDWLYQGEGAAPSHCWLPLAPSLMQASITALSDGVEVVVSFFEGDPDQPMISGVLQSPLAVAETAEASPLPLPDTLASEGLQQLLASGEPLLLLCLMPGGGSFSHCPEPVCSCRLVTALEQSGAT; this is encoded by the coding sequence ATGTTCGATCCAGTCAACGAGTCGTCGTTTCGTCTCGATGTAGCGGGCCTGTCCGACCCCTTCGAAGTCCTGGCCTTTACCGGTAGCGAAGCCCTCAGCGAATCCTTTGCGTTCGAGATCGATGTATTGATCGACGATCCGCACCTGGACCTCGCCGGCCTGCTTTACCGTTCGGCATTCCTCTGTTTCGGGCTGCCAGGGGAGGGCGTGCACGGGCAATTGCAAAGCCTTGTCCAGCATGAACACGCCGAAGGCTTGCGGTTGAGCCGGATCCGTCTGGGGCCCAGGCTAGGTTGTCTCGCGTTACGCTTCAGCCAACGCATCTTCAGTGGCCGTTCGGTGCCGCAGATCATTGAACAGGTGCTCAGGGAACACGGGATCGTCGGTGCCCAGCGCCGTTTCGAATTGCGTGGCGATTACCCGGTCCGCACGTTCTGCACCCAATACCGCGAGTCCGACTTGCAACTGCTCCAGCGCGTATGCGCGCAGTCGCGGATTCACTACTACTTTGAACACCACCGCGACCGGCACTGTCTGGTGTTCGCCGATGATCCGGCGCAGTTGCCATTGGCAGGTGTCGCGCGGTATCGGCTCGAGGACGAGGAACACGACGCGTCTCCTGCCTTGCACCAATGGCAGCTGCAAAGGGTTGCCCAAGCCAATTCTTCGGCTGCGCAACGAGCCGAAGGTCGCAGTGATCTGACGGCGTTGCGCAGCGGTCACTGGCTGCAATTGGCCGGTCATCCCTTCGCCGAGTGCAATCGCCCATGGTTGCTGACACGCATTGAACATCGCGCCGACCCCTGCCTCGAACCCTCTTACGCCAACCGCCTGTTCGCTGCGGCGCAAGTGCCATGCCCATCGACCTCCGCGCCATCGCGCCCGCGCATGCACAGCCTGCAAAGGGCGTGGGTGGTGGCTGTCGATGAGCCGCAACCCGATCGCTTGCGACCGGTGGCGGTGCAATTCGACTGGCTCTACCAAGGAGAAGGGGCCGCGCCGAGTCACTGCTGGCTGCCCCTCGCGCCGTCCCTGATGCAAGCGTCAATAACGGCGCTGAGCGATGGCGTCGAGGTGGTGGTGAGTTTCTTCGAGGGCGATCCGGATCAGCCGATGATCAGCGGGGTGCTGCAGTCCCCGCTCGCTGTCGCCGAGACTGCTGAAGCCTCGCCATTGCCACTGCCCGATACCTTGGCGAGTGAGGGTTTGCAGCAACTGCTGGCGTCCGGTGAACCGTTGCTGTTGTTGTGCCTGATGCCCGGCGGCGGCAGTTTCAGCCACTGCCCTGAACCCGTGTGCAGCTGTCGACTGGTCACCGCGCTCGAACAGAGCGGCGCAACATGA